A region of Litorilinea aerophila DNA encodes the following proteins:
- the secG gene encoding preprotein translocase subunit SecG, with translation MNFADYLMIATIIISVALVAVVLIQGQTGSGLGSVFGGSDIYRTRRGIEKTLFNITFMLAGLFFLLALLTVALE, from the coding sequence ATGAATTTTGCCGATTATTTGATGATCGCCACCATCATCATCTCTGTGGCGCTGGTCGCAGTGGTGCTGATCCAGGGGCAGACGGGAAGTGGCCTGGGGAGCGTTTTTGGTGGCTCCGACATCTATCGCACCCGGCGGGGTATCGAAAAGACCCTGTTCAACATCACGTTCATGCTGGCGGGCCTCTTCTTTCTGCTGGCCCTGCTGACCGTCGCGCTGGAGTAA
- a CDS encoding ABC transporter substrate-binding protein yields MVQSRSPSLPPTSPAVSIGRHLRWQVILALAGILSLALLLGYSTYQVETVLVPDRGGVFREGIAGRPQYLNPLLCNVTEADQDLCGLLYRGLTRIDKRGRAVPDLASGWTITDDVLYTFRLKPDQYWHDGQPITADDVLFTVGILQSPDLLNLPDLASLWRSVQVEKVDDLTVRFQLSEPFTPFLDYTAIGLLPRHVWGQVPPAQLATMALTSSPIGSGPLQVAQIDTDHIRLEPSPYAGGNRPYIAALEFHFYPDHANLLTAYLNDEIDGISQILPQDLPVATAQPDLQLFSAVQSEYLSVVFNLANPDVPFFQEKEVRQALFYGLDRQRLVDEVAAGQGVVAHSPFLPESWAYDPAIPHYPYDPVRASQLLDAAGWVDSDGDGIRDKDGQPFRFLLYTNDDDLRTRLAERIAADWRALGIDAQPTPVTFAGLVTDFLTPRRFDAALIGWDLTGDPDPYPLWHSTQAEGGGQNYSGWANEEADTLMEQGRAIVNEEERRALYVRFQQLFADELPALPLYYPVYTYGVSSRVHNVQIGALAHPSERFATFAEWYILTRRVPANQVPATLPATPPAAGPTPLSP; encoded by the coding sequence ATGGTGCAGTCCCGTTCTCCATCCCTGCCCCCCACTTCCCCGGCAGTCTCCATCGGCAGGCACCTGCGCTGGCAGGTGATCTTGGCCCTGGCCGGCATCCTGAGCCTGGCCTTGCTGCTGGGCTACTCCACCTACCAGGTGGAGACGGTCCTGGTGCCCGACCGGGGAGGCGTCTTTCGCGAGGGCATCGCCGGGCGGCCCCAGTATCTCAACCCCCTCCTCTGCAATGTGACAGAAGCCGATCAAGACCTCTGTGGCCTGCTCTATCGGGGCCTGACCCGCATCGACAAGCGGGGCCGGGCCGTGCCCGACCTGGCATCCGGCTGGACCATCACCGACGACGTCCTCTACACCTTCCGCCTGAAGCCCGACCAGTACTGGCATGACGGCCAGCCCATCACTGCCGACGACGTCCTGTTCACCGTCGGGATCCTCCAGTCGCCGGATCTCCTCAACCTGCCAGACCTGGCCAGCCTGTGGCGGTCCGTCCAGGTGGAGAAGGTGGACGACCTGACCGTGCGCTTCCAGTTGAGTGAACCCTTTACGCCGTTCCTGGACTACACGGCTATCGGCCTGCTGCCCCGTCACGTGTGGGGCCAGGTACCGCCGGCTCAACTGGCCACCATGGCCCTGACCAGTTCGCCCATCGGCAGCGGGCCCCTGCAGGTGGCCCAGATCGACACCGATCACATCCGGCTGGAACCAAGCCCCTACGCCGGTGGCAACCGCCCCTACATTGCGGCCCTGGAGTTCCACTTCTACCCGGATCACGCCAACCTGCTGACCGCTTACCTGAACGACGAAATTGATGGCATCAGCCAGATCCTGCCCCAGGATCTGCCGGTGGCCACGGCCCAGCCCGACCTGCAGCTCTTTTCCGCTGTGCAATCGGAATACCTGAGCGTGGTCTTCAACCTGGCCAATCCGGATGTGCCCTTTTTCCAGGAGAAAGAGGTACGCCAGGCCCTCTTCTACGGCCTGGACCGCCAACGCCTGGTGGACGAAGTGGCGGCTGGCCAGGGTGTTGTGGCCCATAGCCCCTTCCTGCCTGAAAGCTGGGCCTACGACCCGGCCATCCCCCACTACCCCTACGATCCCGTCCGGGCCAGCCAACTGCTGGATGCAGCCGGCTGGGTGGACAGCGACGGCGACGGCATCCGGGACAAGGATGGGCAGCCCTTCCGCTTCCTTCTCTACACCAACGACGACGACCTGCGCACCCGCCTGGCCGAACGCATCGCCGCGGACTGGCGGGCCCTGGGGATAGACGCCCAGCCCACGCCCGTGACCTTTGCCGGGCTGGTCACAGACTTCCTGACCCCCCGCCGCTTCGATGCCGCGCTCATCGGCTGGGACCTGACGGGCGATCCCGACCCGTATCCCCTCTGGCACAGCACCCAGGCCGAAGGCGGCGGCCAGAACTACAGCGGTTGGGCCAACGAGGAGGCCGACACCCTCATGGAACAGGGCCGGGCCATCGTCAACGAGGAGGAGCGCCGGGCGCTCTATGTCCGTTTTCAGCAGCTCTTCGCCGACGAACTGCCGGCCTTGCCCCTCTATTACCCGGTCTACACCTATGGCGTGAGCAGTCGGGTGCACAACGTCCAGATCGGCGCCCTGGCCCATCCATCAGAACGCTTTGCCACCTTCGCCGAATGGTACATCCTCACCCGGCGGGTCCCCGCCAACCAGGTGCCGGCCACCCTGCCGGCCACGCCGCCCGCGGCCGGGCCGACGCCCCTTTCCCCGTGA
- a CDS encoding SLC13 family permease — protein MTLEMAVAFALLLGALVLFASERFPVELVALMILAVMLVLGPFLGLTVAEVVGGFGNPATVTILAMFILSGAIARTGVINWLAGWLSPLMGRGERRQLVSMMLVVGGISAFLNNTATVAILLPMVMTLAREQKRAPSKLLIPLSFGAQLGGVITLIGTSTNILASSVAAAQGYGGFGMFDFTLIGLLVFAVGLLYFVLIGHRLLPERQAGQSVADSYQLKAYLAEIRILPGSPLVGRSLAESQLSRQVDVQVLDIIRGEQHLAPLHGDTVLQAGDVLLVQANSNQLLHIQGIKGISITPDLPDEKGQEMGLLEVVVGPGSDLIGGTLESTNFRNRFNCSVVAIRKHGRVLHERLSSVSLELGDALLLHGTPYALEQLKREPAFIVTEQAPLATFRREKIPIALGIILGVVGVAGMGVPILVTAMVGSVLTVLAGCLKVNEIHESIRWDVIFLLAGVLPLGLALERTGAAQWVADLAVQLAGSVSPLFMLMIFYAAAALLTEFISNNATVVVLAPIAGATATALGLRPSAFILAIMFAASTSFMTPIGYQTNTMVYGPGGYKFLDFFRVGALLNLVLALTTPVFIWLFWGL, from the coding sequence ATGACCCTGGAAATGGCTGTTGCTTTTGCCCTGCTTTTGGGGGCGCTGGTCTTGTTTGCCTCGGAACGCTTTCCGGTGGAGTTGGTAGCCCTGATGATCCTGGCTGTGATGCTGGTCTTGGGGCCGTTTCTGGGGCTGACGGTGGCCGAGGTGGTGGGCGGCTTCGGCAACCCGGCCACGGTGACCATCCTGGCCATGTTCATCCTCAGCGGCGCCATTGCCCGCACCGGGGTGATCAACTGGCTGGCCGGCTGGCTTAGCCCCCTGATGGGGCGGGGAGAGCGCCGTCAGCTGGTGAGCATGATGCTGGTGGTGGGCGGCATCTCTGCTTTCCTCAACAACACGGCCACGGTGGCCATCCTCCTGCCCATGGTCATGACCCTGGCCAGGGAGCAGAAACGGGCGCCGTCCAAGCTGCTGATTCCCCTTTCCTTTGGGGCCCAGTTGGGCGGCGTTATCACCCTGATCGGCACCTCCACCAACATCCTGGCCAGCTCGGTGGCCGCGGCCCAGGGATACGGGGGCTTCGGCATGTTCGATTTCACCCTGATCGGCCTTTTGGTCTTTGCCGTGGGGCTGCTCTACTTTGTGCTGATCGGCCATCGGCTCCTGCCCGAGCGCCAGGCCGGCCAGAGCGTGGCGGACAGCTACCAGCTGAAGGCCTACCTGGCCGAGATCCGGATCCTGCCCGGCTCGCCCCTGGTGGGCCGTTCCCTGGCCGAAAGCCAGCTCAGCCGTCAGGTGGATGTGCAGGTGCTGGACATCATCCGGGGGGAGCAACATCTGGCGCCCCTGCACGGGGATACGGTGCTCCAGGCGGGGGATGTTCTGCTGGTGCAGGCCAACAGCAACCAGTTGCTGCACATCCAGGGCATCAAAGGCATTTCCATCACCCCGGACCTGCCGGACGAGAAGGGCCAGGAGATGGGCCTGTTGGAGGTGGTGGTGGGGCCCGGTTCCGACCTCATCGGCGGCACCCTGGAGAGTACCAACTTTCGCAACCGCTTCAACTGCTCCGTGGTGGCCATCCGCAAGCATGGCCGGGTGCTCCACGAACGGCTGAGCAGCGTCTCCCTGGAGCTTGGGGACGCGCTGTTGTTGCACGGCACTCCCTATGCCCTGGAGCAGCTCAAACGGGAGCCGGCCTTCATCGTCACCGAGCAGGCGCCGTTGGCTACCTTCCGCCGGGAAAAGATCCCCATCGCCCTGGGCATCATCCTGGGGGTGGTCGGGGTAGCCGGCATGGGCGTCCCCATCCTGGTGACGGCCATGGTGGGCAGCGTCTTGACCGTGTTGGCCGGCTGTCTGAAGGTGAACGAGATCCACGAGTCCATCCGCTGGGATGTGATCTTTCTGCTGGCGGGGGTGTTGCCCCTGGGGCTGGCGCTGGAGCGTACTGGAGCCGCCCAGTGGGTCGCCGATCTGGCGGTGCAGCTGGCGGGCTCGGTCTCGCCCCTGTTCATGTTGATGATCTTCTACGCGGCCGCGGCCCTGCTCACCGAGTTCATCTCCAACAATGCGACCGTGGTGGTCCTGGCGCCCATTGCCGGGGCCACGGCCACCGCGTTGGGGCTGCGGCCGTCCGCCTTCATCCTGGCCATCATGTTTGCCGCCTCCACCAGTTTCATGACCCCCATCGGCTACCAGACCAACACCATGGTGTACGGGCCGGGCGGCTATAAATTCCTGGACTTCTTCCGGGTGGGCGCGCTGCTGAACCTGGTCCTGGCCCTCACCACACCGGTGTTCATCTGGCTCTTCTGGGGGCTGTGA
- a CDS encoding YjhG/YagF family D-xylonate dehydratase, whose protein sequence is MDNTSDGFPELSIEAEDPSAYQIQTHAPGPDGRLPLDEDFLRHAPSGDIFGLSQDAGMGWDPARLRRPEFLILSTQGGIRAPDGTPIALGYHTGHWEVGLLMQAAAEEFARRGTIPFAGFVTDPCDGRTQGTLGMMDSLPYRNDAAVVLRRLIRSLPTRRGVMGVATCDKGLPAMMLALAAQRELPTVLVPGGVTLPPTHGEDAGKIQTIGVRFAHGEITLEEAAELGCHSCASPGGGCQFLGTAATSQVVAEALGLTLVHAALAPSGQPIWLDMARRSAQALIRLYQAGLTTADILTEDAVHNAMVVHAAFGGSTNLLLHLPAVAHAAGLRRPTVEDWTRINRQVPRLVDVLPNGPVGHPTVRVFLAGGVPEVMLHLRDLGLLRLDVRTVHNRPLGELLEAWERSERRKRLREHLFQADGVDPDDVIMAPRRARERGLTSTVTFPRGNLAPEGSVVKSTAIDPSVLDADGVYRKVGPARVFTSEREAIAAIKGQTDNPIRPGDIIVLMGRGPLGCGMEETYQLTAALKYLKWGKEVALVTDARFSGVSTGACIGHVGPEGLAGGPIGRVREGDLIQIVIDTVKLEGSIDLVGHDGRRYSPEEGAAVLAQRTPNPAMASDPRLPDDTRLWAALQNASGGTWGGCVYDVDRIIELLEAGRQALAQRQMAPEG, encoded by the coding sequence ATGGACAACACATCCGACGGCTTCCCGGAGCTCTCCATCGAAGCCGAAGATCCCTCCGCCTACCAGATCCAGACCCATGCCCCGGGGCCCGATGGCCGCCTGCCCCTGGACGAGGACTTTCTGCGCCACGCGCCCAGCGGCGACATCTTTGGCCTGAGCCAGGACGCCGGCATGGGCTGGGATCCGGCCCGCCTGCGCCGGCCGGAATTCCTCATCCTCAGCACCCAGGGCGGCATCCGCGCCCCCGACGGCACGCCCATCGCCCTGGGCTACCACACCGGCCACTGGGAAGTGGGCCTGCTCATGCAGGCCGCGGCCGAAGAGTTCGCCCGCCGGGGCACCATCCCCTTCGCCGGCTTTGTCACCGACCCGTGCGACGGCCGCACCCAGGGCACCCTGGGGATGATGGATAGCCTCCCCTACCGCAACGACGCGGCCGTGGTCCTGCGCCGCCTGATCCGCTCCCTGCCCACCCGCCGGGGCGTGATGGGCGTGGCCACCTGCGACAAGGGGCTGCCCGCCATGATGCTGGCCCTGGCCGCCCAGCGGGAGCTGCCCACCGTGTTGGTGCCCGGCGGCGTCACCCTGCCGCCCACCCACGGCGAGGATGCCGGCAAGATCCAGACCATCGGCGTGCGCTTCGCCCACGGCGAGATCACCCTGGAAGAGGCGGCCGAACTGGGCTGTCACTCCTGCGCTTCGCCCGGCGGCGGCTGCCAGTTCCTGGGCACGGCGGCCACCAGCCAGGTGGTGGCCGAAGCCCTGGGCCTGACCCTGGTCCACGCCGCGCTGGCGCCTTCGGGCCAGCCCATCTGGCTGGACATGGCCCGGCGCTCGGCCCAGGCCCTCATCCGCCTCTACCAGGCCGGCCTCACCACCGCAGACATCCTCACCGAGGACGCCGTCCACAACGCCATGGTGGTCCATGCCGCGTTTGGCGGCAGCACCAACCTCCTCCTGCACCTGCCCGCGGTGGCCCACGCGGCCGGCCTGCGGCGGCCCACGGTGGAAGACTGGACCCGCATCAACCGCCAGGTGCCCCGCCTGGTGGATGTCCTGCCCAACGGCCCGGTGGGCCACCCCACGGTGCGGGTCTTCCTGGCGGGCGGCGTCCCCGAAGTGATGCTCCACCTGCGGGACCTGGGCCTGCTGCGCCTGGACGTCCGCACGGTTCACAACCGCCCCCTGGGGGAGCTGCTGGAAGCCTGGGAGCGCAGCGAACGACGCAAGCGCCTGCGGGAACACCTCTTCCAGGCGGACGGCGTGGATCCCGACGACGTCATCATGGCACCCCGCCGAGCCCGGGAGCGGGGCCTGACCAGCACCGTCACCTTCCCCCGGGGCAACCTGGCGCCGGAAGGTTCCGTGGTCAAGAGCACGGCCATCGATCCCAGCGTGTTGGATGCCGACGGCGTCTACCGCAAGGTGGGGCCGGCCCGGGTCTTCACCAGCGAGCGGGAGGCCATTGCCGCCATCAAGGGACAGACGGACAACCCCATCCGCCCCGGCGACATCATCGTGCTCATGGGCCGCGGCCCCCTGGGCTGCGGCATGGAGGAGACCTACCAGCTGACGGCCGCGCTCAAGTACCTGAAGTGGGGCAAGGAAGTGGCCCTGGTGACCGACGCCCGCTTCAGCGGCGTCAGCACCGGCGCCTGCATCGGCCATGTGGGGCCGGAAGGGCTGGCCGGCGGCCCCATCGGCCGGGTGCGAGAGGGCGATCTCATCCAGATCGTCATCGACACGGTGAAGCTGGAAGGCTCCATCGACCTGGTGGGCCATGACGGCCGGCGCTACAGCCCAGAAGAGGGCGCTGCAGTCCTGGCCCAGCGCACTCCCAACCCGGCCATGGCCAGTGACCCCCGCCTGCCGGACGACACCCGCCTGTGGGCGGCTCTCCAGAACGCCAGCGGCGGCACCTGGGGCGGCTGTGTCTACGACGTGGATCGGATTATCGAACTGCTGGAAGCCGGGCGCCAGGCCCTGGCCCAGCGCCAGATGGCCCCGGAGGGTTGA
- a CDS encoding Ldh family oxidoreductase: MPTISAQTLTDWVGQIFHAAGAPEEVAHLVARSLVESDLAGHDSHGVVRVRQYLDSIERGDLDPQARPVLVSDHGAICLVDARRGFGQVAARWAMEQGMAKARAHGLAAAGLFNCGHVGRLGEWVQMAADGGLIALAFCNGGGITGAVAPFGGAARLLGTNPIAAAVPLGDRPPLVLDFATSAVAEGKVRVARNRGQTIPEGWILDAQGHPTTDPNALYNGGMLLPTAGHKGYALSLLVEMLGGLLTGNGSPALGGHYRPGNGVLFLLLNVDAFRPLADFLVDSAALAARTKAVPPAPGFQEVLLPGEPEQRIAAQRRAQGISLDEATWQLLCQAAQSLGVAVPPLPA, encoded by the coding sequence ATGCCCACAATTTCAGCCCAAACCCTGACCGACTGGGTCGGCCAGATTTTCCATGCCGCCGGCGCGCCGGAGGAGGTGGCCCACCTGGTGGCCCGCTCCCTGGTGGAAAGCGATTTGGCCGGCCACGACTCCCACGGCGTGGTTCGGGTGCGCCAGTATCTGGACAGCATCGAGCGGGGGGATCTGGATCCCCAGGCCCGGCCTGTTTTGGTTTCGGACCACGGAGCCATCTGCCTGGTGGACGCGCGCCGGGGGTTTGGCCAGGTGGCCGCCCGATGGGCCATGGAACAGGGCATGGCCAAAGCCCGGGCCCATGGCCTGGCCGCCGCGGGCCTCTTCAACTGTGGCCACGTGGGCCGGCTGGGCGAATGGGTCCAGATGGCGGCCGACGGGGGCCTGATCGCCCTGGCCTTCTGCAACGGCGGCGGCATCACCGGCGCGGTGGCGCCCTTCGGCGGTGCGGCCCGGCTGCTGGGCACCAACCCCATCGCCGCCGCCGTCCCCCTGGGGGACCGGCCGCCCCTGGTGCTGGACTTTGCCACCAGCGCCGTGGCCGAGGGCAAGGTCCGGGTGGCCCGCAACCGGGGCCAGACCATCCCCGAAGGCTGGATCCTGGACGCCCAGGGCCATCCGACCACCGACCCCAACGCGCTGTACAACGGCGGCATGTTGTTGCCCACAGCCGGCCACAAGGGCTATGCCCTCTCCCTGCTGGTGGAGATGCTGGGCGGCCTGCTCACGGGCAACGGCTCCCCCGCCCTGGGTGGCCACTACCGGCCCGGCAACGGCGTCCTCTTCCTGCTCCTCAACGTGGACGCCTTCCGCCCCCTGGCCGACTTCCTGGTCGACAGCGCTGCCCTGGCCGCGCGCACCAAGGCCGTTCCGCCCGCACCCGGCTTCCAGGAAGTCCTGTTGCCCGGCGAGCCGGAACAGCGCATCGCAGCCCAGCGCCGGGCCCAGGGGATCTCCCTGGATGAAGCCACCTGGCAGCTGCTGTGCCAGGCCGCGCAGTCGCTGGGCGTGGCCGTGCCACCGCTGCCGGCCTGA
- a CDS encoding SH3 domain-containing protein produces the protein MPARPLRRLIPWLVAALLVAACNRQPAQQSQLDVAVAVALTQTAAALTQEPSAPPAETPSPAATVTPAPSPAAQASPAANDAPLLPAPLYFIGENGQIMRLEVDGTTLTQITNEAEPVTDFDLSPYGSGALPRLVYVSGNALIESNGAGTSRIVKVQGEPLTGQEDQIVREIRSPRFSPDGTRIAYGLNGVHLIPAGAATAQTTPVQTIRPSDPFPTPGSERSGPPPRFFWPLSWSPDGSRLLLQYVYYPEGGGLAIQELESGTLVEVGNFSGFPCCQPSWSQDGRSIFVVDQVFGEPVAHLWRIDAATGGGVQLVAGEPLTPGDPFRQFSAPHQTAAGELLAFVSQTAPNTQPAGLFTLHRVVLQDVGAELVPLRDDAHTAEDVAWAPDDSGVALVHITERGAPPFTGSLIWLPVDGSPAVTLPARGHRPQWAPQPGEQAGATDAAAELEALAAQALGLTPPTGDQVSPFGGIEGVRAFRLEGPTSPELWVAHTYGIRSFDPEQHHTILIYARHDDGWQELARLELTSGQEGIEPSPDYLGGTPGASSVRQVFVTPTVDGLPIWLQVAGGVGAHGGTFHLLRFDGSRLQVEAFHFSASPGAGELADLDGDGTQEVLLNQTEYYVFCYACGVRRVEYAVLRWDGSRMVPVTLQPLPDDAPASLRDLNDRAIQLAQAGLWKDALAVLEEAEALSLTDPSGNFAWNARLIRLNGQARQAVLQDEHQAYPLLEEIFFGDYDAALAIMRAYTVQELFATPSPLVVGTVAEGWEEALADWVISSANAALKAKPDLAAAYFLRGWAKLLTAPPDDEEALADLAQAAQLAPDEPLFSQSLAYLSGSATSAPAATVQPTPSPTAALLTALAAVNVRAGPGTEYAIVGTLPAQATAPVTGRAQPDGQPWWQIVYPPDGTGRGWVTGAPELTQVQDGDQVPLAEVPPTPAPEARAQPRAGSGGLLFYSATDGDGRHHIYALRPTTGAAPTLLVPDAVQPALQPGGQRLAFRSTRNDSLGLGGFDLDTELRVRFSANLEDSLPRWNPAGNRLVFASNREGDRKWRLYLTWADDNFDVTVLGFGQDPDWHPSQDQIVFKGCDDTGAHCGLWTMNIDGSGRQPLTDIPSDSRPRWTPDGSAVIFMSQERDGNWELYRLEVASGAVTRLTTDPALDGLPAVSPDGQQVAFLSNRGDGWGIWVMPARGGPARQLVTLDGNLPDWLLHGLDWPR, from the coding sequence ATGCCCGCCCGACCCCTTCGCCGCTTGATTCCATGGCTCGTGGCCGCCCTGCTGGTGGCCGCATGCAACCGCCAACCCGCCCAACAGTCCCAACTGGATGTGGCCGTGGCCGTGGCGCTGACCCAGACCGCGGCCGCCCTGACCCAGGAGCCCTCCGCCCCGCCGGCGGAGACGCCATCGCCCGCCGCAACGGTAACCCCGGCCCCGTCCCCGGCCGCCCAGGCGTCGCCGGCAGCCAACGACGCCCCCCTGCTGCCCGCGCCCCTCTACTTCATCGGCGAGAACGGGCAGATCATGCGTCTGGAGGTGGACGGCACCACCCTCACCCAGATCACCAACGAGGCAGAGCCGGTGACAGACTTTGACCTCTCCCCCTACGGCTCCGGGGCCCTCCCACGCCTGGTCTACGTGAGCGGCAACGCCCTGATTGAGTCCAACGGCGCCGGCACCAGCCGCATCGTCAAGGTGCAGGGTGAGCCCCTGACCGGACAGGAAGACCAGATCGTGCGGGAGATCCGCTCTCCACGGTTTTCGCCCGATGGCACCCGGATCGCCTACGGCCTCAACGGCGTCCACCTGATCCCCGCCGGCGCTGCCACCGCCCAGACCACCCCGGTGCAGACCATCCGCCCCAGCGACCCCTTCCCCACGCCCGGCAGCGAGCGCAGCGGTCCGCCGCCTCGCTTCTTCTGGCCCCTCTCCTGGTCCCCCGATGGCAGCCGCCTGCTCCTCCAGTACGTCTACTACCCGGAAGGGGGCGGGCTGGCCATCCAGGAGCTGGAGAGCGGCACCCTGGTGGAGGTGGGGAATTTCAGCGGCTTCCCCTGTTGCCAGCCTTCCTGGAGTCAGGATGGTCGCTCCATCTTCGTGGTGGACCAGGTCTTCGGCGAGCCGGTGGCTCACCTCTGGCGGATCGACGCAGCCACCGGCGGCGGTGTCCAGCTGGTGGCCGGTGAGCCCCTGACGCCGGGGGATCCTTTCCGCCAGTTCAGCGCACCGCACCAGACGGCTGCAGGCGAGCTGCTGGCCTTCGTCAGCCAGACAGCTCCCAACACCCAGCCCGCCGGTCTCTTCACCCTGCACCGGGTCGTCCTCCAGGACGTGGGCGCCGAGCTGGTGCCCCTGCGGGACGACGCCCACACGGCTGAGGATGTGGCGTGGGCGCCAGACGACAGCGGCGTTGCCCTGGTCCACATCACCGAACGGGGCGCCCCGCCCTTCACCGGCTCCCTGATCTGGCTGCCGGTGGACGGCTCCCCCGCGGTGACGTTGCCCGCGCGCGGCCACAGACCCCAGTGGGCGCCCCAGCCAGGGGAGCAGGCGGGGGCAACCGACGCCGCAGCCGAGCTGGAGGCGCTGGCCGCCCAGGCGTTGGGGCTGACGCCGCCCACCGGCGACCAGGTATCTCCCTTCGGCGGCATCGAAGGCGTGCGGGCCTTCCGGCTGGAGGGCCCCACCAGCCCGGAGCTGTGGGTGGCCCACACCTACGGCATCCGCAGCTTTGATCCAGAGCAGCATCACACCATCCTGATCTACGCGCGCCACGACGACGGCTGGCAGGAGCTGGCGCGGCTGGAGCTGACCAGCGGCCAGGAGGGAATCGAGCCCAGCCCGGACTACCTGGGCGGCACGCCGGGAGCGTCCAGCGTGCGTCAGGTCTTCGTCACGCCCACGGTGGATGGGCTCCCCATCTGGCTCCAGGTGGCCGGGGGCGTGGGCGCCCACGGCGGCACTTTCCACCTGCTGCGCTTTGACGGCAGCCGCCTCCAGGTGGAGGCGTTCCACTTCAGCGCCAGCCCCGGCGCCGGGGAGCTGGCCGACCTGGACGGCGATGGCACGCAGGAAGTGCTGCTGAACCAGACGGAATATTATGTCTTCTGCTACGCCTGTGGTGTGCGCCGGGTGGAGTATGCCGTCCTGCGCTGGGATGGCAGCCGCATGGTACCCGTCACCCTCCAGCCCTTGCCCGACGACGCCCCGGCCAGCCTGCGTGACCTCAACGACCGGGCCATCCAACTGGCCCAGGCGGGGCTGTGGAAGGATGCCCTGGCCGTGCTGGAGGAGGCCGAGGCCCTGTCTCTGACAGATCCCAGCGGCAACTTTGCCTGGAATGCCCGGCTGATTCGCCTCAACGGCCAGGCCAGACAGGCTGTCCTCCAGGACGAGCACCAGGCGTATCCCCTGCTGGAAGAGATTTTCTTCGGCGATTACGACGCGGCCCTGGCGATCATGCGGGCCTACACCGTCCAGGAACTCTTCGCCACCCCCTCCCCCCTGGTGGTGGGCACGGTGGCCGAAGGGTGGGAGGAAGCCCTGGCCGACTGGGTGATCAGCAGTGCCAACGCGGCCCTGAAGGCGAAGCCGGATCTTGCTGCAGCCTACTTCCTGCGGGGGTGGGCGAAGCTGTTGACCGCGCCGCCGGACGACGAGGAGGCCCTGGCCGACCTGGCCCAGGCAGCCCAACTGGCCCCGGACGAGCCCCTCTTCAGCCAGAGCCTGGCCTACCTCTCCGGCTCGGCCACATCCGCCCCGGCGGCAACCGTGCAGCCAACGCCCTCGCCGACCGCCGCCCTGCTGACGGCCCTGGCCGCGGTCAACGTTCGAGCCGGGCCGGGCACCGAGTACGCCATCGTGGGGACCCTGCCTGCCCAGGCCACCGCGCCGGTCACCGGGCGGGCCCAACCCGATGGCCAGCCCTGGTGGCAGATCGTCTACCCCCCGGACGGCACCGGCCGGGGCTGGGTCACCGGCGCGCCGGAGCTGACCCAGGTCCAGGATGGGGACCAGGTGCCGCTGGCCGAGGTGCCGCCCACACCGGCGCCCGAGGCCCGGGCCCAACCGCGCGCCGGCAGCGGCGGCCTGCTCTTCTATTCCGCCACCGATGGGGATGGCCGGCACCACATCTACGCGCTTCGGCCCACCACAGGCGCGGCCCCCACCTTGCTGGTGCCCGATGCCGTCCAGCCGGCCCTCCAGCCGGGCGGCCAGCGGCTGGCCTTCCGCAGCACCCGCAACGACTCCCTGGGGCTGGGTGGATTTGACCTGGATACCGAGCTGCGGGTGCGCTTCTCCGCCAACCTGGAAGACAGCCTGCCCCGCTGGAACCCGGCCGGGAACCGGCTGGTCTTTGCCAGCAACCGGGAGGGCGACCGCAAGTGGCGGCTCTACCTGACCTGGGCCGACGACAACTTCGACGTGACCGTCCTGGGTTTCGGCCAGGATCCAGACTGGCATCCCAGCCAGGATCAGATTGTCTTCAAGGGCTGCGACGACACTGGCGCCCACTGTGGCCTGTGGACCATGAACATCGACGGCAGCGGACGCCAGCCCCTGACCGACATCCCGTCGGATTCCCGCCCCCGCTGGACGCCCGACGGCTCCGCCGTGATCTTCATGAGCCAGGAGCGGGACGGCAACTGGGAGCTGTACCGCCTGGAGGTGGCCAGCGGCGCGGTCACCCGCCTGACCACCGATCCGGCCCTGGACGGCCTGCCCGCCGTCAGCCCGGACGGCCAGCAGGTGGCCTTCCTGAGCAACCGGGGCGATGGGTGGGGGATCTGGGTCATGCCGGCCCGGGGTGGTCCAGCCCGGCAACTGGTGACGCTGGATGGCAACCTGCCCGACTGGCTGCTCCACGGCCTGGATTGGCCCCGCTAG